A window of Pseudophryne corroboree isolate aPseCor3 chromosome 1, aPseCor3.hap2, whole genome shotgun sequence genomic DNA:
cggtagcaggggaggaggagcggtgttactgtgcacagacggtagcatgggagaaggagcggtgttactgtacaCAGACTGTAGCATAGGAgaaggagcggtgttactgtgcacagacggtagcaggggaggaggagcggtgttactgtgcacagacggtagcagggaggaggagcggtgttactgtgcacagacggtagcaggggaggaggagcggtgttactgtgcacagacggtagtaggggaggaggagcggtgttactgtgcacagacggtagcaggggaggaggagcggtgttactgtgcacagacggtagcagggaggaggagcggtgttactgtgcacagacggtagcagggggggaggagcggtgttactgtgcacagacggtagcaggggaggaggagcggtgttactgtgcacagacggtagcaggggaggaggagcagtgttactgtgcacagacggtagcaggggaggaggagcagtgttactgtgcacagacggtagcaggggaggaggagcagtgttactgtgcacagacggtagcaggggaggaggagcagtgttactgtgcacagactgtaacggggaggaggagcggtgttactgtgcacagatggtagcaggggaggaggagcagtgttactgtgcacagactgtaacggggaggaggagcggtgttactgtgcacagacggtagcaggggaggaggagcggtgttactgtgcacagacggtagcaggggaggaggagcagtgttactgtgcacagacggtagcaggggaggaggagcagtgttactgtgcacagactgtaacggggaggaggagcggtgttactgtgcacagatggtagcaggggaggaggagcagtgttactgtgcacagactgtaacggggaggaggagcggtgttactgtgcacagacggtagcagggaggaggagcggtgttactgtgcacagacggtagcaggggaggaggagcggtgttactgtgcacagactgtagcggggaggaggagcggtgttactgtgcacagacggtagcaggggaggaggagcggtgttactgtgcacagacggtagcaggggaggaggagcggtgttactgtgcacagacggtagcagggaggaggagcggtgttactgtgcacagacggtagcaggggaggaggagcggtgttactgtgcacagactgtagcggggaggaggagcggtgttactgtgcacagacggtagcagaggaggaggagcggtgttactgtgcacagacggtagcaggggaggaggagcggtgttactgtgcacagacggtagcagaggaggaggagcggtgttactgtgcacagacggtagcagaggaggaggagcggtgttactgtgcacagacggtagcaggggaggaggagcggtgttactgtgcacagacggtagcagggaggaggagcggtgttactgtgcacagacggtagcaggggaggaggagcagtgttactgtgcacagactgtagcggggaggaggagcggtgttactgtgcacagactgtaacggggaggaggagcggtgttactgtgcacagacggtagcggggaggaggagcggtgttactgtgcacagacggtagcagggaggaggagcggtgttactgtgcacagatggTAGCAGgagaggaggagcggtgttactgtgcacagactgtagcggggaggaggagcggtgttactgtgcacagactgtaacggggaggaggagcggtgttactgtgcacagacggtagcggggaggaggagcggtgttactgtgcacagacggtagcagggaggaggagcggtgttactgtgcacagatggtagcaggggaggaggagcggtgttactgtgcacagacggtagcagggaggaggagcggtgttactgtgcacagacggtagcaggggaggaggagcggtgttactgtgcacagactgtagcggggaggaggagcggtgttactgtgcacagacggtagcagggaggaggagcggtgttactgtgcacagatggtagcaggggaggaggagcggtgttactgtgcacagacggtagcagggaggaggagcggtgttactgtgcacagacggtagcaggagcggtgttactgtgcacagactgtagcggggaggaggagcggtgttactgtgcacagacggtagcaggggaggaggagcggtgttactgtgcacagacggtagcaggggaggaggagcggtgttactgtgcacagactgtagcggggaggaggagcggtgttactgtgcacagacggtagcagaggaggaggagcggtgttactgtgcacagacggtagcagggaggaggagcggtgttactgtgcacagactgtaacggggaggaggagcggtgttactgtgcacaggctgtagcggggaggaggagcggtgttactgtgcacagacggtagcaggggaggaggagcggtgttactgtgcacagatggtagcaggggaggaggagcggtgttactgtgcacagactgtagcggggaggaggagcggtgttactgtgcacagactgtagcggggaggaggagcggtgttactgtgcacagactgtagtaggggaggaggagcggtgttactgtgcacagacggtagcaggggaggaggagcggtgttactgtgcacagactgtagcggggaggaggagcggtgttactgtgcacagactgtagtaggggaggaggagcggtgttactgtgcacagacggtagcagaggaggaggagcggtgttactgtgcacagacggtagtaggggaggaggagcggtgttactgtgcacagacggtagcagaggaggaggagcggtgttactgtgcacagacggtagcaggggaggaggagcggtgttactgtgcacagacggtagcaggggaggaggagcggtgttactgtgcacagactgtagcggggaggaggagcggtgttactgtgcacagacggtagcagaggaggaggagcggtgttactgtgcacagacggtagcagggaggaggagcggtgttactgtgcacagacggtagcaggggaggaggagcggtgttactgtgcacagacggtagcaggggaggaggagcggtgttactgtgcacagactgtagcggggaggaggagcggtgttactgtgcacagacggtagcaggggaggaggagcggtgttactgtgcacagactgtagcggggaggaggagcggtgttactgtgcacagacggtagcaggggaggaggagcggtgttactgtgcacagacggtagtaggggaggaggagcggtgttactgtgcacagacggtagcagaggaggaggagcggtgttactgtgcacagacggtagcaggggaggaggagcggtgttactgtgcacagacggtagtaggggaggaggagcggtgttactgtgcacagactgtAGCGGGGAGGAGGAGCGGAGTTACTGTGCACAGACTGTAacggggaggaggagcggtgttactgtgcacaggctgtagcggggaggaggagcggtgttactgtgcacagacggtagcagaggaggaggagcggtgttactgtgcacagactgtagcggggaggaggagcggtgttactgtgcacagacggtagcaggggaggaggagcggtgttactgtgcacagactgtagcggggaggaggagcggtgttactgtgcacagacggtagcaggggaggaggagcggtgttactgtgcacagactgtagcggggaggaggagcggtgttactgtgcacagacggtagcaggggaggaggagcggtgttactgtgcacagactgtagcggggaggaggagcggtgttactgtgcacagacggtagcagggaggaggagcggtgttactgtgcacagatggtagcaggggaggaggagcggtgttactgtgcacagacggtagcagggaggaggagcggtgttactgtgcacagacggtagcaggggaggaggagcggtgttactgtgcacagactgtaacgggggaggaggagcggtgttactgtgcacagacggtagcagaggaggaggagcggtgttactgtgcacagactgtagcggggaggaggagcggtgttactgtgcacagacggtagcaggggaggaggagcggtgttactgtgcacagactgtagcggggaggaggagcggtgttactgtgcacagacggtagcagaggaggaggagcggtgttactgtgcacagacggtagcagaggaggaggagcggtgttactgtgcacagactgtagcggggaggaggagcggtgttactgtgcacagacggtagcaggggaggaggagcggtgttactgtgcacagacggtagtaggggaggaggagcggtgttactgtgcacagacggtagcagaggaggaggagcggtgttactgtgcacagacggtagcaggggaggaggagcggtgttactgtgcacagacggtagtaggggaggaggagcggtgttactgtgcacagacggtagcaggggaggaggagcggtgttactgtgcacagacggtagcaggggaggaggagcggtgttactgtgcacagacggtagtaggggaggaggagcggtgttactgtgcacagacggtagcaggggaggaggagcggtgttactgtgcacagacggtagcaggggaggaggagcagtgttactgtgcacagactgtagcggggaggaggagcggtgttactgtgcacagactgtagcggggaggaggagcggtgttactgtgcacagacggtagcaggggaggaggagcggtgttactgtgcacagacggtagcaggggaggaggagcagtgttactgtgcacagactgtagcggggaggaggagcggtgttactgtgcacagactgtagcggggaggaggagcggtgttactgtgcacagacggtagcaggggaggaggagcggtgttactgtgcacagactgtagcggggaggaggagcggtgttactgtgcacagacggtagcaggggaggaggagcggtgttactgtgcacagacggtagcagggaggaggagcggtgttactgtgcacagacggtagcaggggaggaggagcggtgttactgtgcacagacggtagcaggggaggaggagcggtgttactgtgcacagacggtagcaggggaggaggagcagtgttactgtgcacagactgtagcggggaggaggagcggtgttactgtgcacagacggtagcaggggaggaggagcggtgttactgtgcacagacggtagcaggggaggaggagcagtgttactgtgcacagactgtagcggggaggaggagcggtgttactgtgcacagacggtagcagggaggaggagcggtgttactgtgcacagacggtagcagggaggaggagcggtgttactgtgcacagacggtagcagaggaggagcggtgttactgtgcacagacggtagcaggggaggaggagcggtgttactgtgcacagacggtagcaggggaggaggagcagtgttactgtgcacagactgtagcggggaggaggagcggtgttactgtgcacagacggtagcaggggTGGAGGTATAGATCCGATAGACAAGCAGACATACCGAGATCTTATCTTTGCACGGTGGTGGGTGGGTGGTTCTGATGACGGCTATTACATAAAGCTACATCCGCAGAGCTGGCTGGTAGTACatgcaggactatggtgtattctgctCCGTATGCAGGTTGATGTGAGGTTGGCGCAGTGGGCACGGCACAGGCGCTCACCTGCACTGTATCATTGTGTCTCCCTCCAGATGAGGACAGTAACATGGACCCTCTGCCCTCTCCTGCGGGGGTCCCTGAGTCTGAGCAGGAGGAGGAGACTCGCTGGCTGGATGCGCTGGAAAGGGGAGAGCTGGATGTGAACGGGGAACTGAAGAAGGAGACAGACGAGACTTTACTAACTGCTCGCCAGGTGAGACAATCAGAAATATGGCAGAGTGCAGCTGACAACACGTTGTCCCGCTTTCTGCTGCCTCCTTCTGTGTTACATCCTGTACACATTCTCCCATGTAGCTCTGACTCCTTGTCTTCTCTCACACTGTGTCTTTGCAGAGGGCTCTCTTGCAGAAGCAGCAGACTCCAGCGATTCCACTCTACCCCCCGGCGGTCTATGTGCCCCCCCCACAGGAACTGTCTCAGGAGATGTTAGTGAAGAGAGAGGAGAAGGCTCGAAAACGGAGGCTGCAGGCAGCTAAGAAAGCTGAGGAAAGCAAGAAGCAGactatagagagattgacaaaaacaTCCAAAACACGGGGTTCAAAACCCACCCCGGGGAGACGAGGCCGCCAGCCACCCTGCCCAACCATTCGCTATCAGCTCAATGCACATAGTATTACTGTGTCCTACCCTCCCGGAGTACCCTACCCAGCCCCGGCCGAGCCTCTCCCGGCGCTGCCCGCCCCACAGGCCTGCGGTGCTCCTGGCTGTGCCAACCCAAAAAGATACACTTGCTCTAAGACACATGTTCCGCTGTGCAGCCTGGAGTGTTACCGCAAGAACCTGGAAAGCCGCAGCCAAACGCGCGCTGCCGCCGTAATGGAATATGTGGAAGGCACAGAAGACGTTACGGAGAAATGCGCTTCACTCGACTATTCATGAGAAATCAGAACTCGGGGAATAGAATTGTGCGTGTGTCACAGGGGGTTATGTATGGATTGTTCTGCAGGATCCGggagtcagcctgcgtgtgtcacaggggttatgtatgaattgttctgcaggattcgggagtcagcctgcgtgtgtcacagaggttatgtatgaattgttctgcaggatccgggagtcagcctgcgtgtgtcacagggggttatgtatggattgttctgcaggatccgggagtcagcctgcgtgtgtcacaggggttatgtatgaattgttctgcaggatccgggagtcagcctgcgtgtgtcacagggggttatgtatgaattgttctgcaggatccgggagtcagcctgcgtgtgtcacaggggttatgtatggattgttctgcaggatccgggagtcagcctgcgtgtgtcacagggggttatgtatgaattgttctgcaggatccgggagtcagcctgcgtgtgtcacagggggttatgtatggattgttctgcaggatccgggagtcagcctgcgtgtgtcacaggttatgtatggattgttctgcaggatccgggagtcagcctgcgtgtgtcacaggggttatgtatggattgttctgcaggatccgggagtcagcctgcgtgtgtcacagggggttatgtatggattgttctgcaggatccgggagtcagcctgcgtgtgtcacagggggttatgtatggattgttctgcaggatccgggagtcagcctgcgtgtgtcacagggggttatgtatggattgttctgcaggatccgggagtcagcctgcgtgtgtcacagggggttatgtatggattgttctgcaggatccgggagtcagcctgcgtgtgtcacagaggttatgtatggattgttctgcaggatccgggagtcagcctgcgtgtgtcacaggggttatgtatggattgttctgcaggatccgggagtcagcctgcgtgtgtcacaggggttatgtatgaattgttctgcaggatccgggagtcagcctgcgtgtgtcacaggggttatgtatggattgttctgcaggatccgggagtcagcctgcgtgtgtcacaggggttatgtatggattgttctgcaggatccgggagtcagcctgcgtgtgtcacaggggttatgtatggattgttctgcaggatccgggagtcagcctgcgtgtgtcacagggggttatgtatggattgttctgcaggatccgggagtcagcctgcgtgtgtcacaggggttatgtatggattgttctgcaggatccgggagtcagcctgcgtgtgtcacaggggttatgtatggattgttctgcaggatccgggagtcagcctgcgtgtgtcacaggggttatgtatgaattgttctgcaggatccgggagtcagcctgcgtgtgtcacaggggttatgtatgaattgttctgcaggatccgggagtcagcctgcgtgtgtcacaggggttatgtatggattgttctgcaggatccgggagtcagcctgcgtgtgtcacagggggttatgtatgaattgttctgcaggatccgggagtcagcctgcgtgtgtcacaggggttatgtatgaattgttctgcaggatccgggagtcagcctgcgtgtgtcacaggggttatgtatggattgttctgcaggatccgggagtcagcctgcgtgtgtcacaggggttatgtatgaattgttctgcaggatccgggagtcagcctgcgtgtgtcacaggggttatgtatggattgttctgcaggatccgggagtcagcctgcgtgtgtcacaggggttatgtatgaattgttctgcaggatccgggagtcagcctgcgtgtgtcacagGGGGTTATGTATGAATTGTTCTGCAGGATCCGGGAGTCAGCCTGCGTGTGTTACAGGGGTTATGTATGAATTGTTCTGCAGGATCCGggagtcagcctgcgtgtgtcacaggggttatgtatgaattgttctgcaggattcgggagtcagcctgcgtgtgtcacagaggttatgtatgaattgttctgcaggatccgggagtcagcctgcgtgtgtcacaggggttatgtatggattgttctgcaggatccgggagtcagcctgcgtgtgtcacaggggttatgtatgaattgttctgcaggatccgggagtcagcctgcgtgtgtcacaggggttatgtatggattgttctgcaggatccgggagtcagcctgcgtgtgtcacaggggttatgtatggattgttctgcaggatccgggagtcagcctgcgtgtgtcacaggggttatgtatggattgttctgcaggatccgggagtcagcctgcgtgtgtcacagggggttatgtatggattgttctgcaggatccgggagtcagcctgcgtgtgtcacaggggttatgtatggattgttctgcaggatccgggagtcagcctgcgtgtgtcacaggggttatgtatggattgttctgcaggatccgggagtcagcctgcgtgtgtcacaggggttatgtatgaattgttctgcaggatccgggagtcagcctgcgtgtgtcacaggggttatgtatgaattgttctgcaggatccgggagtcagcctgcgtgtgtcacaggggttatgtatggattgttctgcaggatccgggagtcagcctgcgtgtgtcacagggggttatgtatgaattgttctgcaggatccgggagtcagcctgcgtgtgtcacaggggttatgtatgaattgttctgcaggatccgggagtcagcctgcgtgtgtcacagggggttatgtatggattgttctgcaggatccgggagtcagcctgcgtgtgtcacaggggttatgtatgaattgttctgcaggatccgg
This region includes:
- the INO80B gene encoding INO80 complex subunit B isoform X1, which produces MEGTGELSPGAATCTSQSNPQGPAHGDEDDVGSHGVHRKKHKKHKKHKKKHHQDVGVPAGYSQRRHPDAAEKALHKPQLKLKIKLGGQVLGTKSVPTFTVIPEQSQSPLMVVDEDDEPLEGVPIEQYRAWLDEDSNMDPLPSPAGVPESEQEEETRWLDALERGELDVNGELKKETDETLLTARQRALLQKQQTPAIPLYPPAVYVPPPQELSQEMLVKREEKARKRRLQAAKKAEESKKQTIERLTKTSKTRGSKPTPGRRGRQPPCPTIRYQLNAHSITVSYPPGVPYPAPAEPLPALPAPQACGAPGCANPKRYTCSKTHVPLCSLECYRKNLESRSQTRAAAVMEYVEGTEDVTEKCASLDYS
- the INO80B gene encoding INO80 complex subunit B isoform X2, producing the protein MHLQHYRLEVHIRRRATAVIGDEDDVGSHGVHRKKHKKHKKHKKKHHQDVGVPAGYSQRRHPDAAEKALHKPQLKLKIKLGGQVLGTKSVPTFTVIPEQSQSPLMVVDEDDEPLEGVPIEQYRAWLDEDSNMDPLPSPAGVPESEQEEETRWLDALERGELDVNGELKKETDETLLTARQRALLQKQQTPAIPLYPPAVYVPPPQELSQEMLVKREEKARKRRLQAAKKAEESKKQTIERLTKTSKTRGSKPTPGRRGRQPPCPTIRYQLNAHSITVSYPPGVPYPAPAEPLPALPAPQACGAPGCANPKRYTCSKTHVPLCSLECYRKNLESRSQTRAAAVMEYVEGTEDVTEKCASLDYS
- the INO80B gene encoding INO80 complex subunit B isoform X3 — translated: MEGTGDEDDVGSHGVHRKKHKKHKKHKKKHHQDVGVPAGYSQRRHPDAAEKALHKPQLKLKIKLGGQVLGTKSVPTFTVIPEQSQSPLMVVDEDDEPLEGVPIEQYRAWLDEDSNMDPLPSPAGVPESEQEEETRWLDALERGELDVNGELKKETDETLLTARQRALLQKQQTPAIPLYPPAVYVPPPQELSQEMLVKREEKARKRRLQAAKKAEESKKQTIERLTKTSKTRGSKPTPGRRGRQPPCPTIRYQLNAHSITVSYPPGVPYPAPAEPLPALPAPQACGAPGCANPKRYTCSKTHVPLCSLECYRKNLESRSQTRAAAVMEYVEGTEDVTEKCASLDYS